Proteins from a genomic interval of Streptomyces sp. NBC_00820:
- a CDS encoding outer membrane protein assembly factor BamB family protein: MTQPPGRPPQDGFGAPQDQPPYDGGSGASQTPPQVPPQVPPQVPPQTPPQAPPQPPQPGYGHPQQPGYGHPQPPGPYAQPGPYGTPNTPGPYGVPPQPGPYAPQPGYGYPQSGPYAPQPGYGYPQQPPYPGAPGYGGGQPATAPKRKKALIIGAAVAALLVIGGTVYAVTGDGDGGTRKPVAQRSDDAKPSASDAPVNPGDGRGDGGADPENLNEGRAPGEAKVLWYKSAPDAPGSGADAPGLWITGDTAVKAAYKQVFGYRVGDGAPAWDPVSFPQKICAVTPRQSADGKVVVAYMSGVSDRAKCNQLQQIDLDTGKKGWSAEVADGALFDSALNVELSVSGTTLMVGRSQSGTAYDIGSGHKLYDKKKYGAACFPVAFAGDGGRLIQVASCGAGGDDEHDEIQELTPSTGKVKWTRKVKKGWKVARTYSLDPLVVYLTNQSKKAWNITTFAKDGTFRSEVKVDEKFAPRCGWAILERDLQGCQGVAVDSGRLYLPTDIRTGANEIVAISLATGKEEWRVKSPVAEPMSPLKTEGGKLIAYVQPSYDSGGRIVSVPVSGGSHRPATLLRNPAGTAEIEDGFFDGDVEWAGGRFFISSSRLSGNDESQEKLMMAFGK; the protein is encoded by the coding sequence ATGACTCAGCCGCCCGGCCGGCCGCCGCAGGACGGCTTCGGAGCACCACAGGACCAGCCGCCGTACGACGGTGGATCCGGTGCCTCGCAGACACCGCCGCAAGTACCGCCGCAAGTACCGCCACAGGTACCGCCGCAGACACCACCGCAGGCACCTCCGCAGCCGCCCCAGCCCGGCTACGGCCACCCTCAGCAGCCCGGCTACGGCCACCCCCAGCCGCCCGGCCCCTACGCCCAGCCCGGCCCCTACGGCACGCCCAACACCCCCGGACCGTACGGCGTCCCCCCTCAGCCGGGCCCGTACGCCCCGCAGCCCGGCTACGGCTACCCGCAGTCCGGCCCCTACGCCCCGCAGCCCGGCTACGGCTACCCGCAGCAGCCGCCCTACCCGGGCGCGCCCGGCTACGGCGGCGGGCAGCCGGCGACGGCGCCCAAGCGGAAGAAAGCGCTGATCATCGGCGCCGCGGTGGCCGCGCTGCTCGTCATCGGCGGCACCGTCTACGCGGTCACCGGCGACGGCGACGGCGGCACGCGGAAGCCGGTCGCGCAGCGGAGCGACGACGCCAAGCCGTCCGCCTCCGACGCTCCCGTGAACCCCGGTGACGGCAGGGGCGACGGCGGCGCCGACCCGGAGAACCTCAACGAGGGCCGCGCGCCCGGCGAGGCGAAGGTGCTCTGGTACAAGAGCGCACCCGACGCCCCCGGTTCCGGCGCCGACGCACCCGGCCTGTGGATCACCGGCGACACGGCGGTGAAGGCCGCGTACAAGCAGGTCTTCGGCTACCGCGTCGGCGACGGCGCTCCCGCCTGGGACCCCGTCTCCTTCCCGCAGAAGATCTGCGCGGTCACCCCGCGGCAGTCGGCGGACGGCAAGGTCGTCGTGGCCTACATGAGCGGCGTCAGTGACCGCGCCAAGTGCAACCAGCTCCAGCAGATCGACCTGGACACCGGCAAGAAGGGCTGGAGCGCCGAGGTCGCCGACGGCGCGCTGTTCGACAGCGCCCTCAACGTGGAACTGTCCGTCAGCGGTACGACCCTGATGGTCGGCCGCTCGCAGTCCGGCACGGCCTACGACATCGGCAGCGGCCACAAGCTCTACGACAAGAAGAAGTACGGCGCCGCCTGCTTCCCGGTGGCGTTCGCGGGCGACGGCGGCCGGCTGATCCAGGTGGCCTCCTGCGGCGCCGGCGGCGACGACGAGCACGACGAGATCCAGGAACTCACCCCCTCCACCGGCAAGGTCAAGTGGACCCGGAAGGTCAAGAAGGGCTGGAAGGTCGCGCGGACCTACTCCCTCGACCCGCTCGTGGTGTACCTGACCAACCAGAGCAAGAAGGCCTGGAACATCACGACCTTCGCCAAGGACGGCACGTTCCGCTCGGAGGTCAAGGTCGACGAGAAGTTCGCCCCGCGCTGCGGCTGGGCGATCCTCGAACGCGACCTCCAGGGCTGCCAGGGCGTCGCCGTCGACTCCGGCAGGCTCTACCTGCCCACCGACATCAGGACCGGCGCCAACGAGATCGTCGCGATCAGCCTCGCCACCGGCAAGGAGGAGTGGCGGGTCAAGTCCCCGGTGGCCGAGCCGATGTCCCCGCTGAAGACCGAGGGCGGCAAGCTCATCGCGTACGTGCAGCCGTCGTACGACAGCGGCGGCCGGATCGTCTCCGTCCCGGTTTCCGGCGGCTCGCACCGGCCGGCCACGCTGCTGCGGAACCCGGCGGGCACGGCGGAGATCGAGGACGGCTTCTTCGACGGGGACGTCGAGTGGGCCGGCGGACGCTTCTTCATCTCCTCCTCCCGGCTGTCCGGCAACGACGAGTCCCAGGAGAAGCTGATGATGGCCTTCGGCAAGTGA
- a CDS encoding sodium:solute symporter family protein: MQTRPYGPTYLAAELRLPTNWLDYTILAIYFVVVLGIGFAARRSVKTSLDFFLSGRSLPAWITGLAFISANLAATEILGMAANSAQYGAYTVHWYWIGAIPAMVFLGLVMMPFYYGSKVRSVPEFLLLRFDKAAHLLSSILFAFAAILIAGVNLYALAIVVEALLGWPQWVAIVVAGAFVLGYITLGGLSSAIYNEVLQFFVILAALIPITVLGLKKAGGWGGLTHKLDAAHGHNFTTAWGGTGIGHANPLGANWLTIVLGLGFVLSFGYWTTNFAEVQRALSAKNLSASRRTPLIAAYPKIFIVFLVMIPGLVAAALVPKIGTPGSGLQYNDAIPYLMQELLPNGVLGIAVTGLLAAFMAGMAANVSSFNTVFTTDIWARYVKPGQEDAYYVRFGRWITVIGVAASVGTAFLASSFSNIMSYLQTLFSFFNVPMFVVFIVGMFWKRASAKSGFWGLLAGTATAMVNYFVFYKKGIISIPTDQGANFVSAIAGFVAGAVVMVAVSLFTKPKPAEDLQGLVYGTRSPGMSEPPAAGDDAWYRKPALLGWGAVIIAAACYIPFSF; the protein is encoded by the coding sequence ATGCAAACCCGCCCATACGGCCCCACCTATCTGGCGGCGGAGCTACGGCTCCCCACCAACTGGCTGGACTACACGATCCTGGCGATCTACTTCGTCGTCGTCCTCGGCATCGGCTTCGCGGCCCGCCGCTCGGTCAAGACCAGCCTCGACTTCTTCCTCTCCGGCCGCTCCCTGCCCGCCTGGATCACCGGCCTCGCCTTCATCTCGGCCAACCTGGCCGCCACCGAGATCCTCGGCATGGCGGCGAACAGCGCCCAGTACGGCGCCTACACCGTGCACTGGTACTGGATCGGCGCCATCCCCGCCATGGTCTTCCTGGGCCTGGTGATGATGCCCTTCTACTACGGAAGCAAGGTCCGCTCGGTACCCGAGTTCCTGCTGCTGCGCTTCGACAAAGCCGCTCACCTGCTCAGTTCGATCCTGTTCGCCTTCGCCGCCATCCTGATCGCGGGCGTCAACCTCTACGCCCTCGCGATCGTGGTCGAGGCCCTGCTGGGCTGGCCGCAGTGGGTGGCCATCGTGGTCGCCGGCGCCTTCGTGCTGGGGTACATCACCCTCGGCGGCCTGTCCTCGGCGATCTACAACGAGGTGCTCCAGTTCTTCGTGATCCTGGCCGCCCTCATCCCGATCACCGTCCTCGGCCTGAAGAAGGCCGGCGGCTGGGGCGGGCTGACCCACAAGCTCGACGCGGCGCACGGCCACAACTTCACCACGGCCTGGGGCGGCACCGGCATCGGCCACGCCAACCCGCTCGGCGCCAACTGGCTGACCATCGTGCTCGGCCTCGGCTTCGTGCTGTCCTTCGGCTACTGGACGACCAACTTCGCCGAGGTGCAGCGCGCGCTGTCCGCGAAGAACCTCTCCGCCTCCCGGCGCACCCCGCTGATCGCCGCCTACCCGAAGATCTTCATCGTCTTCCTGGTGATGATCCCGGGCCTGGTCGCCGCAGCCCTGGTCCCGAAGATCGGCACCCCCGGCTCCGGCCTCCAGTACAACGACGCCATCCCCTACCTGATGCAGGAGCTGCTGCCCAACGGCGTGCTCGGCATCGCGGTCACCGGTCTGCTCGCCGCGTTCATGGCCGGCATGGCGGCCAACGTGTCGTCGTTCAACACGGTGTTCACCACCGACATCTGGGCCCGCTACGTCAAGCCCGGCCAGGAGGACGCCTATTACGTCCGCTTCGGCCGCTGGATCACCGTGATCGGCGTGGCCGCCTCGGTCGGCACGGCGTTCCTGGCGTCCTCGTTCTCGAACATCATGAGCTACCTCCAGACGCTGTTCTCCTTCTTCAACGTGCCGATGTTCGTCGTCTTCATCGTCGGCATGTTCTGGAAGCGGGCCTCGGCCAAGTCCGGCTTCTGGGGTCTGCTCGCCGGCACCGCGACCGCGATGGTCAACTACTTCGTCTTCTACAAGAAGGGCATCATCTCGATCCCCACCGACCAGGGCGCCAACTTCGTCTCCGCGATCGCGGGGTTCGTCGCCGGTGCGGTCGTGATGGTCGCGGTGTCGCTGTTCACCAAGCCGAAGCCGGCAGAAGACCTCCAGGGTCTCGTCTACGGCACCCGGTCCCCCGGCATGTCCGAGCCGCCCGCCGCGGGCGACGACGCGTGGTACCGCAAGCCGGCCCTGCTGGGCTGGGGTGCCGTGATCATCGCCGCCGCCTGCTACATCCCGTTCTCGTTCTGA
- the galK gene encoding galactokinase has product MGAQQAQVRGRFAELYGAAPEGVWAAPGRVNLIGEHTDYNDGFVMPFALPHQVTAAVSRRTDGVLRLHSADVEGGVAELSLDALAPGGDPQWTAYPAGVVWALREAGHPVTGADIHLSSTVPTGAGLSSSAALEVVVALALNDLYELGLQRWQLARLCQRAENVYVGAPTGIMDQTASACCESGHALFLDTRDLSQRQIPFDLAAEGLRLLVVDTQVKHAHSGGEYGKRRAGCEKGAALLGVDALRDIAHADLDEALARLGDEEVVRLVRHIVTENHRVERVVSLLHAGDTRAIGPVLSEGHASLRDDFRISCPELDLVVDTALAFGALGARMTGGGFGGSAIVLTEATEVDTVTKAIEEAFAAAAFTTPRVFEAVPSAGAHHLN; this is encoded by the coding sequence GTGGGGGCACAGCAGGCGCAGGTCCGAGGCCGCTTCGCCGAGTTGTACGGAGCGGCACCGGAGGGGGTGTGGGCGGCGCCGGGCCGGGTCAACCTGATCGGCGAACACACCGACTACAACGACGGCTTCGTCATGCCGTTCGCACTGCCGCACCAGGTCACGGCGGCGGTCTCCCGCCGCACCGACGGCGTCCTGCGCCTGCACTCCGCCGACGTCGAGGGCGGCGTCGCGGAACTCTCCCTGGACGCGCTCGCCCCGGGCGGCGACCCGCAGTGGACGGCGTACCCCGCGGGCGTCGTCTGGGCCCTGCGCGAGGCGGGCCACCCGGTCACCGGCGCGGACATCCACCTGTCCTCCACGGTCCCGACCGGCGCCGGCCTGTCCTCCTCGGCGGCCCTGGAGGTCGTCGTCGCACTCGCGCTGAACGACCTCTACGAACTCGGCCTCCAGCGCTGGCAACTGGCCCGCCTGTGCCAGCGAGCCGAGAACGTCTACGTCGGCGCGCCGACCGGCATCATGGACCAGACCGCCTCGGCCTGCTGCGAGTCCGGGCACGCCCTGTTCCTCGACACCCGCGACCTGTCCCAGCGGCAGATCCCCTTCGACCTCGCCGCCGAGGGCCTGCGCCTGCTGGTCGTCGACACCCAGGTCAAGCACGCCCACAGCGGCGGCGAGTACGGCAAGCGCCGGGCCGGCTGCGAGAAGGGCGCCGCCCTGCTCGGCGTCGACGCCCTGCGCGACATCGCCCACGCCGACCTGGACGAGGCCCTGGCCCGGCTCGGCGACGAGGAGGTCGTCCGCCTGGTCCGCCACATCGTCACCGAGAACCACCGCGTGGAGCGCGTGGTGTCCCTCCTGCACGCCGGCGACACCCGCGCCATCGGCCCGGTCCTCTCCGAGGGCCACGCCTCCCTGCGCGACGACTTCCGCATCTCGTGCCCCGAACTGGACTTGGTCGTCGACACCGCGCTGGCCTTTGGCGCCCTCGGCGCCCGCATGACCGGCGGCGGCTTCGGCGGCTCGGCGATCGTCCTGACGGAGGCGACCGAGGTCGACACGGTCACCAAGGCGATCGAGGAGGCCTTCGCCGCGGCCGCCTTCACGACCCCCCGAGTCTTCGAAGCGGTCCCGTCCGCAGGCGCCCACCACCTGAACTGA
- a CDS encoding helix-turn-helix transcriptional regulator: MGVRLMVVDDHRLLAEALASALKLRGHRVLAAAAPAAGAAELVITRAPEVCLLGTAAPAEPGAFDPVVRIKRERPQVAVLVLGPVPSPRGIAAAFAAGASGYVRHDERIEGVERAIMKARAGEAAVAPQLLQGAFGELLNPAAQPDDEGRRLLEMLTPREVEVLVRVADGEDTRLIAAGMGIAPSTARTHVQRVLMKLGVGSRLEAAALAARTGLLDRAAAES; this comes from the coding sequence ATGGGAGTGCGGCTCATGGTCGTCGACGACCACCGCTTGCTGGCGGAGGCGTTGGCGTCGGCGCTGAAACTGCGCGGGCACCGGGTGCTCGCCGCGGCGGCGCCGGCCGCGGGTGCGGCCGAGCTGGTGATCACGCGGGCACCGGAGGTGTGCCTGCTGGGCACGGCGGCTCCGGCCGAGCCGGGCGCGTTCGACCCGGTGGTGCGGATCAAGCGGGAGCGGCCCCAGGTCGCGGTGCTGGTGCTGGGCCCGGTGCCCTCACCGCGCGGCATCGCGGCGGCCTTCGCGGCCGGCGCGTCGGGCTACGTTCGGCACGACGAGCGCATCGAGGGCGTCGAGCGGGCCATCATGAAGGCCAGGGCCGGTGAGGCGGCGGTCGCCCCGCAGCTCCTGCAGGGCGCCTTCGGCGAGCTGCTCAACCCCGCCGCCCAGCCCGACGACGAGGGCCGGCGCCTGCTGGAGATGCTCACGCCGCGCGAGGTCGAGGTCCTCGTCCGGGTCGCCGACGGCGAGGACACCCGGCTCATCGCCGCCGGCATGGGCATCGCCCCCAGCACCGCCCGCACCCATGTGCAGCGGGTGCTGATGAAGCTGGGGGTCGGCTCCCGCCTGGAGGCGGCGGCGCTGGCGGCACGGACGGGACTGCTGGACCGGGCGGCCGCGGAGTCGTAG
- a CDS encoding GNAT family N-acetyltransferase has protein sequence MVCRMFRIEAEVDKDRRDLLRARLLETNTAASPVLAALRGTPAERQAPLHVWALDDSGALAGGLVGHTWAGWLHVTYLWVDAPHRGTGLGSRLLAEAEHLARTDHACTAARLETWDFQAPDFYKKQGYDVVCVIPDYPPGLTEFTLTKRLA, from the coding sequence ATGGTGTGCCGCATGTTTCGTATCGAGGCGGAAGTCGACAAAGACCGACGTGATCTGCTCCGCGCCCGGCTCCTGGAAACCAACACGGCGGCATCCCCGGTCCTCGCCGCCCTGCGCGGAACCCCCGCCGAGCGCCAAGCGCCCCTGCACGTCTGGGCCCTGGACGACTCCGGCGCCCTGGCGGGCGGACTGGTCGGCCACACCTGGGCGGGCTGGCTGCACGTCACCTACCTCTGGGTCGACGCCCCCCACCGCGGCACCGGCCTCGGCTCCCGCCTCCTCGCCGAGGCGGAACACCTCGCCCGCACCGACCACGCCTGCACGGCGGCCCGCCTGGAGACCTGGGACTTCCAGGCCCCGGACTTCTACAAGAAGCAGGGCTACGACGTGGTGTGCGTGATCCCCGACTACCCCCCGGGCCTGACGGAGTTCACACTCACGAAGCGACTGGCCTGA
- a CDS encoding outer membrane protein assembly factor BamB family protein — translation MTQPPPPPPHQPPQPGGFGPPQQPPAAPRPPQPQPGYGYPGAPAPQPGYGYPGAPAPQPGHHPGAQQNPYAQPVPPVSPYGPQPGHGYPGGPGMPTQPMAVPPGGGKNRAALVIIVAAVAAIALIVGGGIWYSHSSGDDGKTHDTAGADGGTGGGNGSGGTSGGKEKVPSDPAADVLFQVPLPQPKDSVVTVGSWLTGTVYAKTGIAQIVGYDPAKGSTLWTLELPGPVCAAARTATEDGRTAILYQPSGKSGAGCSQIAGVDLTKGTKLWTRTVRTGDVPVNFSNVTVGRNTVAAGGLGGGAAFDLGSGKVLWQPKPGDDCDDVGYGGGAKLVAVRKCGSFDNPTLHIQTIDSTSGRVVSEYKMDPGIEYASIVSTDPLVVAADVGDSAGDGSGISDYFSIDDRTGKLLARIPAPRDTYAGQCDGITRVEDCKGVVAGEGKLYVPTQERDDSGSFEESNEVIAFDLATGKQTGQRAASGKGYTLHPLRMDGGNLLAYERPPYDKGGRVVSIDGSSFKATTLLENPAAQNVREAETGMLPDSAEILYGDGRLYMSAVYAHKVTSGREYLALAYGTSG, via the coding sequence ATGACCCAGCCGCCTCCGCCCCCACCCCACCAGCCCCCGCAGCCGGGCGGTTTCGGCCCCCCGCAGCAACCCCCGGCCGCACCCCGGCCACCCCAGCCCCAGCCCGGCTACGGCTACCCCGGTGCACCGGCGCCGCAGCCCGGCTACGGCTACCCGGGGGCACCGGCGCCGCAGCCCGGTCACCACCCCGGCGCGCAGCAGAACCCGTACGCCCAGCCGGTCCCGCCCGTGTCGCCGTACGGCCCGCAGCCCGGGCACGGTTACCCGGGCGGACCCGGCATGCCCACGCAGCCGATGGCCGTACCGCCCGGCGGCGGGAAGAACCGCGCCGCCCTCGTCATCATCGTCGCGGCGGTCGCCGCGATCGCGCTGATCGTCGGCGGCGGCATCTGGTACTCCCACTCCTCCGGCGACGACGGCAAGACGCACGACACCGCGGGCGCCGACGGGGGCACCGGCGGCGGGAACGGCTCCGGGGGCACCTCGGGCGGCAAGGAGAAGGTGCCGTCCGACCCGGCCGCCGACGTCCTCTTCCAGGTCCCGCTGCCCCAGCCGAAGGACAGCGTCGTCACCGTCGGCTCCTGGCTGACCGGCACGGTGTACGCCAAGACCGGGATCGCGCAGATCGTCGGCTACGACCCCGCCAAGGGCAGCACGCTGTGGACGCTCGAGCTGCCCGGCCCGGTGTGCGCGGCCGCCAGGACCGCCACCGAGGACGGCAGGACCGCGATCCTCTACCAGCCCTCCGGCAAGTCCGGCGCCGGATGCAGCCAGATCGCGGGCGTCGACCTCACCAAGGGCACCAAGCTGTGGACGCGGACGGTCCGCACCGGTGACGTCCCGGTCAACTTCTCGAACGTGACGGTCGGCCGGAACACCGTGGCCGCCGGCGGCCTCGGCGGCGGCGCCGCGTTCGACCTCGGCTCCGGCAAGGTGCTCTGGCAGCCCAAGCCCGGCGACGACTGCGACGACGTCGGCTACGGTGGCGGCGCCAAGCTGGTCGCGGTGCGCAAGTGCGGCAGCTTCGACAACCCCACGCTGCACATCCAGACCATCGACTCCACCTCGGGCCGGGTCGTCTCCGAGTACAAGATGGACCCGGGCATCGAGTACGCGAGCATCGTCTCCACCGACCCCCTGGTGGTGGCCGCCGACGTCGGCGACAGCGCGGGCGACGGCAGCGGCATCTCCGACTACTTCTCCATCGACGACAGGACGGGCAAGCTGCTCGCCCGCATCCCCGCACCCCGCGACACCTACGCCGGACAGTGCGACGGCATCACCCGCGTCGAGGACTGCAAGGGGGTCGTCGCCGGCGAGGGCAAGCTGTACGTGCCGACCCAGGAGCGCGACGACAGCGGCTCGTTCGAGGAGAGCAACGAGGTCATCGCCTTCGACCTGGCCACCGGGAAGCAGACCGGTCAGCGCGCCGCGTCCGGCAAGGGCTACACGCTCCACCCGCTGCGCATGGACGGCGGCAACCTGCTGGCTTACGAGCGCCCGCCGTACGACAAGGGCGGCCGCGTCGTCAGCATCGACGGCTCCTCCTTCAAGGCCACCACCCTGCTGGAGAACCCGGCCGCGCAGAACGTGCGGGAGGCGGAGACCGGCATGCTCCCCGACTCCGCGGAGATCCTGTACGGCGACGGCCGGCTGTACATGTCGGCGGTGTACGCGCACAAGGTCACCTCCGGCAGGGAGTACCTGGCGCTCGCCTACGGCACGAGCGGCTGA
- the galE gene encoding UDP-glucose 4-epimerase GalE has protein sequence MKYLVTGGAGYVGSVVAQHLLEAGHEVTVLDNLSTGFRASVPDGAAFIEGDIRDAAKWLDASYDGVLHFAASSQVGESVVKPEKYWENNVAGSLALITAMREAGVRRLVFSSTAATYGEPERVPIVESAPTRPTNPYGATKLAVDHMITSEAGAHGLAAVSLRYFNVAGAYGAYGERHDPESHLIPLVLQVAQGRRDAISVYGDDYPTPDGTCVRDYIHVADLAEAHLLALTAARPGEHLICNLGNGNGFSVREVVETVREVTGHPVPEVTAPRRGGDPAVLVASADTARETLGWNPSRADLAGIVADAWEFAQSIAREQ, from the coding sequence ATGAAGTACCTGGTGACGGGTGGCGCGGGTTACGTCGGCAGTGTCGTGGCCCAGCATCTGCTGGAGGCCGGCCACGAGGTCACCGTCCTCGACAACCTCTCCACCGGCTTTCGCGCGAGCGTGCCCGACGGCGCCGCGTTCATCGAGGGCGACATCCGCGACGCCGCCAAGTGGCTCGACGCCTCCTACGACGGCGTGCTGCACTTCGCCGCGTCCTCGCAGGTCGGCGAGTCGGTGGTGAAGCCGGAGAAGTACTGGGAGAACAACGTCGCCGGCAGCCTGGCCCTGATCACCGCGATGCGCGAGGCGGGCGTGCGCCGACTGGTGTTCTCCTCCACGGCCGCCACCTACGGCGAGCCCGAGCGGGTCCCGATCGTGGAGAGCGCCCCCACGCGGCCCACCAACCCCTACGGCGCGACCAAGCTCGCCGTCGACCACATGATCACCAGCGAGGCGGGCGCCCACGGCCTTGCCGCGGTCTCCCTGCGCTACTTCAACGTGGCGGGCGCGTACGGCGCGTACGGCGAACGCCACGACCCCGAGTCGCACCTCATCCCGCTCGTCCTCCAGGTCGCCCAGGGCCGCCGCGACGCGATCTCCGTCTACGGCGACGACTACCCCACCCCCGACGGCACCTGCGTACGCGACTACATCCACGTCGCCGACCTCGCCGAGGCCCACCTGCTGGCCCTGACCGCCGCACGCCCCGGCGAGCACCTCATCTGCAACCTCGGCAACGGCAACGGCTTCTCCGTCCGCGAGGTCGTCGAGACCGTCCGCGAGGTCACCGGTCACCCCGTCCCCGAAGTCACCGCCCCGCGCCGCGGCGGCGACCCGGCGGTCCTGGTCGCCTCGGCGGACACCGCCCGCGAGACACTGGGCTGGAACCCGTCCCGCGCGGACCTCGCCGGGATCGTCGCGGACGCGTGGGAATTCGCGCAGAGCATCGCAAGGGAGCAGTAG
- a CDS encoding response regulator transcription factor, producing MVRIRVLVVDDHRIFAESLAAALAAEPDVDVSAAGSGPAALRCLERGAGEGRRYDVLLVDTDLGGGLSGVRPAVSVRDADEDGLVDGISLVAGVRAAHPAVRTVVLAEKDDPRRAALALQAGASGWVAKDCSLSRLLTVIRGVLRDETHLPAALLTGVLKELTATRKHRTESERLVQSLTPREREVLRCMVAGLGRKAVAERLFLSPHTVRTHMQNVLGKLGVHSTLAAVALARRAGVGPADLTGDVVERGGQLA from the coding sequence GTGGTTCGCATCCGAGTCCTGGTCGTCGACGACCACCGCATCTTCGCCGAGTCGCTGGCCGCCGCCCTGGCCGCCGAGCCCGACGTCGACGTGTCCGCCGCGGGCAGCGGCCCGGCCGCGCTGCGCTGTCTGGAGCGGGGGGCCGGTGAGGGCCGCCGTTACGACGTCCTCCTCGTCGACACCGACCTCGGCGGCGGCCTGTCCGGCGTCCGCCCCGCGGTGTCCGTGCGGGACGCCGACGAGGACGGCCTGGTCGACGGGATCTCGCTGGTCGCGGGGGTGCGGGCGGCGCACCCCGCCGTGCGGACCGTCGTGCTCGCCGAGAAGGACGACCCCCGGCGCGCGGCCCTCGCGCTCCAGGCCGGCGCCTCCGGCTGGGTCGCCAAGGACTGCTCGCTGTCGCGGCTGCTGACGGTGATACGAGGCGTGCTGCGCGACGAGACCCATCTGCCGGCCGCCCTGCTCACCGGCGTCCTCAAGGAGCTGACGGCGACACGCAAGCACCGCACCGAGAGCGAGCGGCTGGTGCAGTCGCTGACCCCGCGGGAGCGGGAGGTGCTGCGCTGCATGGTCGCGGGCCTGGGCAGAAAGGCGGTCGCCGAGCGGCTGTTCCTGTCCCCGCACACCGTGCGCACCCACATGCAGAACGTCCTCGGCAAGCTGGGCGTCCACTCGACGCTCGCCGCCGTCGCCCTGGCGAGACGGGCCGGGGTGGGGCCGGCCGACCTAACCGGGGATGTTGTCGAACGGGGCGGTCAGCTGGCGTAG
- the galT gene encoding galactose-1-phosphate uridylyltransferase: protein MKKTSTRLADGRELIYYDLRDDTVRDAADHRPLEPTATTSEIRHDVLLGDAVAVASHRQGRTYHPPADQCPLCPTRGERLSEIPDSSYDVVVFENRFPSLAGDSGRCEVVCFTPDHDASFADLTEDRARLVLDAWTDRTAELSQLPSVEQVFCFENRGEEIGVTLGHPHGQIYAYPFITPRTALMLRSLAAHKAETGGENLFDAVLERELASERVVLEGEHWVAFVPYAAHWPYEVHLYPRRRVPDLLALDEDARTEFPQVYLELLRRFDRIFGERESVTPYIAAWHQAPFGATWPEGVVRDEFALHLELFTIRRTSGKLKFLAGSESGMNVFINDVPPERAAQRLREVASS from the coding sequence GTGAAGAAGACCTCGACCCGGCTGGCCGACGGTCGTGAGCTGATCTACTACGACCTGCGCGACGACACCGTGCGCGACGCGGCCGACCACCGCCCGCTGGAGCCCACGGCCACCACGTCCGAGATCCGCCACGACGTGCTGCTCGGCGACGCGGTCGCCGTCGCCTCCCACCGCCAGGGCCGCACCTACCACCCGCCCGCCGACCAGTGCCCGCTCTGCCCGACCCGGGGCGAGCGCCTCAGCGAGATCCCCGACTCCTCCTACGACGTCGTCGTCTTCGAGAACCGCTTCCCCTCACTGGCCGGCGACTCCGGCCGCTGCGAGGTCGTCTGCTTCACCCCCGACCACGACGCCTCCTTCGCCGACCTCACCGAGGACCGCGCACGGCTGGTGCTGGACGCCTGGACGGACCGCACGGCGGAACTGTCCCAACTCCCCTCCGTGGAACAGGTGTTCTGTTTCGAGAACCGGGGCGAGGAGATCGGCGTGACCCTCGGCCACCCGCACGGCCAGATCTACGCCTACCCCTTCATCACCCCCCGCACCGCGCTGATGCTCCGCTCGCTCGCCGCGCACAAGGCCGAGACCGGCGGCGAGAACCTCTTCGACGCCGTCCTGGAACGCGAACTCGCCTCGGAACGGGTCGTCCTTGAGGGTGAACACTGGGTCGCCTTCGTCCCGTACGCCGCACACTGGCCGTACGAGGTCCACCTGTACCCCAGGCGCCGCGTGCCCGATCTGCTCGCGCTCGACGAGGACGCACGCACAGAATTCCCCCAGGTCTATCTGGAACTCTTGAGGCGCTTCGACCGGATCTTCGGCGAGAGGGAGTCCGTGACGCCGTACATCGCCGCCTGGCACCAGGCCCCGTTCGGCGCGACCTGGCCCGAGGGGGTCGTACGGGACGAATTCGCCCTCCACCTGGAGCTGTTCACGATCCGCCGTACGTCCGGCAAGCTGAAGTTCCTCGCGGGCTCCGAGTCCGGCATGAACGTGTTCATCAACGACGTGCCGCCGGAGCGCGCGGCCCAGCGACTGCGAGAGGTAGCGAGTTCATGA